A segment of the Streptomyces sp. L2 genome:
CGTCGCCAACGTGATCGGCGTGCCGCTGGGCACACTGGTCGGCCAGCACCTCGGCTGGCGGGTCACGTTCGCCGTCGTCGCGGCGCTCGGTGTCATCGGCCTGGCCGGCATCGCCCGGTTGGTGCCCGAGATGCCCCGGCCGGCGGGAGTGTCCCTGCGTCACGAAGTGGCCGCCCTCAAGAACGTCCAGGTGCTGCTCGCCATGGCGATGACTGTGCTGGGCTTCGGCGGCGTCTTCGCGGCCGTCACCTACATCGCGCCGATGATGACCCGTATCACCGGCTTCGCCGACGGTTCCGTCACCTGGCTGCTCGTCCTGTTCGGCCTCGGCATGGTCGGCGGCAACCTCGTCGGCGGCCGGTTCGCCGACCGTGCCCTGATGCCGATGCTCTACGTCTCCCTGGGCGCCCTGGCCGTCGTCCTCGCCCTTTTCACGTTCACCGCGCACGACAAGGTCGCGGCCGCTGTGACCATCACCCTGATCGGCGCCCTGGGCTTCGCGACCGTGCCGCCGCTGCAGAAGCGTGTCCTCGACCAGGCGCACGGCGCTCCGACCCTCGCGTCGGCGGTCAACATCGGCGCCTTCAACCTGGGCAACGCCCTCTCAGCCTGGCTCGGCGGCATGGTGATCGCGGCCGGCTTCGGCTACACCGCCCCCAACTGGGTCGGCGCCGCACTCGCCGGTTCCGCCCTGCTCCTCGCCGCGCTGTCGGCCGGTCTGGAACGCCGCACCGCGCCGGTGACCGCTCAGCCCGCGGCCACCGTCAGGGGAGCGAACCGGCGCGTCCAGTCACCCGGCAACTCCGTGATGCCGTAGGTCATGACGTCGTTGAAGGCGACCGACGCCAGCCCGTGCTCCTTCGCCCACGCCAGCAGTTCCTCGTGCCGTACGTCGATGTCGGTGCGCAGCGGCCGGTCGGTGTGGGCGGCGAGCGCGGCGATCAGGGCCCGGGCGGTCTCGGTGTCGCGGGCGATCAGCGGCCCGACGACATGGGTGTCCATGTTGGGCCAGGCGGCCGTGTAGCCGATGAGCCGGCCGTCTTCCTCGGCGACGCGCAACTGGTCCGCGAAGGCGGGCAGGCGCGTGATCAGAGGCGTGCGATCGGTGCCGAACACCTCCTCGTCGAGGCGGAGGATCGCCGGAAGGTCCTCGGCGTTCGCGGCCCGCGTCGCCACCCGGGACTCCGCTCGACCCGGGACGAAGCGGCCTCTCACCATCTCCGCCCGGCCCGTGACCTTGAAGCCCAGTTCCTCGTAGAGGGGGCGGCCGTTCGCCGTGGCGTGCAGGGTCAGCGGAGTCGCCCCCATGCCCGAGACGACATGACGCAGCAATCGGCGTCCGACGCCCTGCCGGGCGTGCCGTTCGGCGACCAGGACCATGCCGACGGCGCCGAGTTCCGGATGCCCTGGTGAGCCGTACTCGGTGATGACGCACGCGGCGACGAGACCACCCTGAGGATCGTCGATGCCGTAGCCCTGGCCGGCGGTGAGCAGGAACCCCCACTTCCGTTCCTCGCGTGGCCACCCCCGGTCTTCGGACAAGTCGGCACAGGCGGACAGATCGCGTGGCGTCAGGGGACGGATGGGCAGAGCGGCGAGGGAAGGAGTCGGCACGCAGGTCAGGCTGTCCGACCAGCACCCCCGCCGTCCACCGGTTTCGATGCGGACACACGTGCTTTTGGCCACGCCGTGGACTTGCGCGCGACCTGGGCGGTGGGCGGTTTCACGTGAAACATCGGGGGCGGACGAGATCCCGGTTCAGGTGCGTGCCCGTGGACCGGTGGCCGACCGTCGGCTCGGTCCGGGCCCGGATGCCTACTTCCCTAGGTCGGGTGCGTGCATGGCGCGCACACCCTCGATGTTGCCGTCCAGGTAGTGCCGCAAGGACAGCGGGACGAGATGGACCGAGGCGATGCCGACCCGGGTGAACGGGATGCGGACGATCTCGTACTCCCCGGCCGGCTCGTCCACCTCGGGGCCGTGTCGGAGGGCAGGGTCCATGGACTCCAGCCGGCAGACGAAGAAGTGCTGGACCTTCACACCCGTCGCGCCACCGTCCTCGCCAATGTGCTCCACGGTGTCCACGAAGCAGGGCACCACGTCGGAGATCTTGGCCCCCAGCTCTTCGTAGACCTCGCGGTGCAGGGCATCGACGACGGTCGGGTCCTCGCGTTCGACCCCGCCACCGGGGGTGACCCAGTAGGGATCGACGCCGGGCTTGGTGCGTTTGATCAGGACCAGATCGTCACCGTCCAGGAGGACGGCACGGGCGGTGCGCTTGACCACGGGTCGGACGGTCATGGGAGAAATGTGGCCCAGCTTGTTCCACGTGAAACATCGCGAGTCGCTGCGCCGCGGGCCGTGAGCGACAGCCCTTGAGCGGCGGGCCGAGGGGCTCAGCCCCAGTGGGAGGCTGCCCGGAGAAGCCACTCGTGCGCCCGCGCGACGTGGGGCAGGGCGAGGGTCCCGGTGCGCACGGTCAGGAAGTACGTGCGCAGCGGCGGCACAGCCGGGCTGTGCAGCCTGGTGATCTCGCCCCGGCGGAGGGCGTGGGCGCAGAGGTAGCGGGGCAGCACGGCGAGGCCGGCGCCGGCGACGACGCAGGTGAGCACGGCGCGCAGATCCGGCACGATGACCGTGCCCGAGGCGGTCGGGTGCGCGTCGAAGACGGAGGCCCAGTACCGCGTGACGAAGGGCAATGACTCGTGGACCTCGACCACCGGCAGTCTCTCCAGCGCGGCCGCCTCCGTGCGCTGCGCCTGCGGTGTTCCGATGCGGTCGGTCCAGCGAGGGGAGGCGACCAGGACATGCTCCTCGTCGCAGAGCGGGGTCGCGGTGAGCAGGGCGCCGCGCGGCCGGGTGGTGCTGATGGCCAGGTCGTGTCGGCCGGCGGCGAGGCCGTCCAGGGCTTCCTCCGCCGTGCCGAAGGAGGCGCGCAGGGCAAGGACCCCGCCGTCGTCGCCCGGCAGTTCCGTCAGCGCGGGCAGGGCCCGTTCCGCGGTGAACTCGGGGGGACCGGCGAGGTGCAGCGTCCGTGGAGAGGAGTCTTCGTCCAGCCCGGTACCGGCTATCTCCACCAGGGCGTCGAGATGGGGCGCGGCCTTGTGGGCGAGTTCGTCACCGATGGTCGTCGGCGTCACACCGCGGGCCTGCCGGAGGAACAGGGGCCGTCCCAGCTGGCGTTCCAGGGTGCGGATCTGGGAGGTGACGGCCGGCTGGGACAGCCCGAGCAGCGCGGCCGCGCGGGTGAAGGAGCCGGCCCGGTGCACGGTGACGAAGGTGCGCAGCAATGCCAGATCCATGGCAGGACGACCCCTCTCCCTGCCCTCCTCCGGCCCCCAGGCAGGCATCAACTATAAATAAGTCGATAGGTCTCTGTCGTTACCGTGATTGGACACTGACGGAGAGTCAATTAGCCTTGTTCGCGCGGTCCTTCGCGCGCGGGACCGCACGGCGGTCCGAGCCACGAGGGGGGAGGCTCGGACCGCTCTCACTGCCCGATCAGCCCGCGGACTCGTCCAGGGCCCGCAGGACGTCCGCCACCAGGTCCTCGGGGTCCTCGGCCCCGACGGACATGCGGATGAAGCCCTCCGCGACCGCGTCGCCGCCCCAGCGCCCGCGCCGTTCGGCCGTGGAGCGGACCCCGCCGAAGCTCGTCGCGTCCTCCACCAGGCGCAGCGCCTGGAGGAACCGCTCGGCACGCGCGCGCGTGGGAAGCGTGAAGGAGACGACGCAGCCGAAGCGGCGCATCTGCTGTGAGGCGATCTTGTGGGAGGGGTCGTCGGGCAGTCCGGGATAGCGCAGTCCGGACACCTCCGGCCGGGTGCGCAACGCCTCGGCGACCGCGAGAGCGGTGGCGTTCTGCCGGTCGACGCGCAACTGCAGGGTGGCGATGGAGCGGTGCGCCAGCCAGGCCTCCATGGGCCCGGAGATCGCGCCGACGATCTTGCGCCAGCGCCGTACGGCGGTCATGGCCCCGGCGTCGCGGCCGGCGACGTAGCCGAGGAGGACGTCCCCGTGTCCGGTGAGCTGCTTGGTGCCGCTGGCCACGGAGAAGTCGGCGCCCAGCTCCAGGGGGCGCTGTCCGAGCGGACTGGCCAGGGTGTTGTCGACGGCCACGAGGGCGCCCCGCGCGTGGGCCGCCTCCACCAGCCGGCGGATGTCACACACGTCGAGCCCGGGGTTCGACGGGGACTCGATCCACAGCAGCCGCGCTCCGTCGAGGACCTCCAGCTGGGCGTCCCCGCCGGTCGGCGCGGTGCGCACCTCGATGCTGTACGCCTCCAGCTGCTCGCGGACGAGCGGCAGCACCTGGTAGCCGTCGGAGGGCAGGACGACCGTGTCGCCGGAGTGCAGCTGGGAGAACAGCACCGACGAGATCGCGGCCATGCCGGACGCGAACACCAGCGTCTCGACGTCGTCCCGCCCGGGTGCCTCCAGCTCGCCGATGGCGCGCTCCAGCAGGGTCCAGGTCGGATTGTCGTCGCGGCCGTAGGCGTAGGGGCCCGTCACCTCCCCGGGCAGGTGGAAGTGCGCGGCGAACACCGGTCCGGGCAGCGTGGGTTCGTGCTTGACGGCCTCCGGCAGCCCGGCCCGTACCGCGCGTGTGCCGTCGCCGGTGCCGCTCTCATCCTTGGTGGCGTCGCTCATGCGGCCCGTCCCTCCAGTCGTTCTCGTACGGCGGCCAGCAGACCCTCGCTCGCCCCCTCCACCATCTCAAGGCACTCCGCGAAGCCGTCCCGGGCCCCGTAGTAGGGGTCCGGGACGTCCAGGTCGGCGCCGGCGGCGGGGTCGTAGGAGCGCAGCAGACGTACCTTTCGGGCGTCCTCCTCGGTGGTGGCGAGGCGACGCAGGGCCTTGAGGTGGCCGGTGTCGAGGGCGATCACCAGGTCGAGACGGCCGAACCAGGACGGCTCGAACCGGCGTGCGACGTGATCGCTGCCGTAGCCGTGCTCGTCCAGCACCGCCACGGTCCGTGGGTCGGCGCCCTCCCCCTCGTGCCAGTCGCCGGTGCCCGCGCTGTCGACCTCGACCAAGCCTTCCAGCCCGGCCTCCGCCACGCGCGCGCGGAAGACGGACTCGGCCATCGGGGAGCGGCAGATGTTGCCGGTGCAGACGAAACAGACGCGGAAGGTCATGGCGGGTTCAGTCCTCGTCGGGCAGGACGACGTGCAGTGCCCAGGACACGATCGCGACGATCAGGCCGCCGACGACCGCCGTCCAGAACCCCTCCACGTGGAAACTCAGGTCGAGCTTGCCGCTCACCCAGGAGGTGAGCAGCAGCATGCACGCGTTCACGACCAGCGTGATCAGGCCCAGGGTCAGGATGAACAGCGGGAAAGTGAGCACCTTCACTACCGGCTTGACCAGGAAGTTCACCAGGCCGAAGATCAGCGCGACGACGATCAGCGTGCCGGCCTTCCGGGCCGTGCTGCCCCCCGTCAGGGTGATCTTGTCGAGCAGCCACACGGCGACCGCCAGGGCGCCCGCGTTCGCGATCGTCTTGACTACGAAATTCTTCATGTGTCTGATCGTGGCAGACCAGGACGACCGTGAGCAGAGGCGAGGGCGACAAGGGCGATGAAGGCATTCCGGCTGGACGACCTGGAGGCGGAGCGCGCCGCCAACGAGGGGGCCTATCTTCAGTTCCTGCGGGAGCGGAACATGTCGGTCGGCCTCTACGCCCTCGACGCGGGCGAGTCCGATCCGCAGCGGCCGCACCGGCAGGACGAGGTCTACTTCGTCGTCAGCGGCCGGGCGTCGATCACGGTCGGCCAGGAGACCACCCAGGTGGCCCGGGGCAGCGTCGTGTACGTGCCGGCCGGCGCCGTCCACAAGTTCCACCACATCAGCGAGGACCTGAGGGTTCTGGTCGTGTTCTCTCCCCCAGAGGCCTGAGCCCGCGTCTCGGGGTTCCCTAGGGGGCGGTTCAGGGGAGGACAAGGGATGCGCGGCCTCCGTGAGCCCTGCGGCCGCCCTAGCATCGAGAGCGGAACATCGACAACGCACGAGACGCAAAGGACGAGGGCGATGCGAGAGATCTTCGCGGGACTGCCGTGGTGGGTGAAGTGGGTCGCGGTGCCGGTCATCGCCCTGGTCGTGTTCAGCAGCCTGATAGCGACGGTAGTGGTCTTTGTGATCGGCCTGCTCTTCAAGGCGCTGCTCTTCGTCGCGCTGGTCGGCGGACTGATCTACGTGGTGCGGAAGTTCATGGGCAACTCCTCGTCACGCAGCGACTGGTGAGTGCACCGGGAGCCGGCGGCCGGTAACAGGAAACGCCGGTTCCCTCGGGGGAGGGAAGTTTCCGCCGGAGGCCGCCGACGAGCGGCGGCAGGCGATTAGAGTCCGGAACTCCACGCGGGACCGACCCCCGTGGGCGGCGTACACCCACCCGTGTCTCCTCCGCACGGGCTGCCCCCCTCGCGCTCCGGAGTGACCCTTGGCCATGGTTGACACCGCACCGGCGGGCCCCCTCACGCACCCTGCCGAGCCGCGTGACCGCAGGCCCCCCGTGCAGCGGCCGCCGTCCGGCGCGTCCATTCCCGGGCAGCCGCACTCCGCGACCCTCATCGGATCCGTCCAGCGCGCGATGCGGCTGCTGGAGACCGTCGCCGCACATGAGCACGGCGCCCCCGCCAAGCAACTCGCCCGCGAGACCGGTCTCGCCCTGCCCACGACCTACCACCTGCTGCGCACCCTGGTCCACGAGGGCTATCTGCGGCGCGAGAAGGGCCTGTTCTTCCTCGGCGAGGCCGCCGAGCGGCTGAGCAGCAGTGGAGCCCAGCAGAAACGTCGCAGCGCGGTGGCCGACACCCTGGCACATTGGCGCGATTCGATCGGTGTGCCCGTGTACTACGCGCGCTACCGGGCCGGCGAGATCGAGGTGCTCTGCGTCTCCGACTCACCGGGGGCACCGGCGGTGCAGGAGTGGGCGGACTTCCGGGAGACGGGCCACGCGCACGCCATCGGGCAGTGTCTGCTCTCCCAGCTGGACGAGGAGTCCCGCCGCGACCATCTGGCCCGCTACCCCGTGCAGTCGATCACGCCGTACACCGTGCGCGACAACCACACCGTCCTCCGAAAACTGGAGCGGATGCGGCGGATGGAGCCGGTCGTGGAGCGGCAGGAGTACGCGCTGGGCACGGTGTGCGCCGCCATCCCGATCTCGGTCGGCACCGAGGCGACCACGATGGCTCTCTCACTCCCCGCTCACCAGTCCGACCGGCTGCTGCCCGCGGCGCGCCGGCTGCAGGCGGAGATCGGGCGGCATCTCGGATCGCTCACGCTCTCTATCAGTATCTGAAAACTCACTCCTTGTAATCTGTTGTGTACGTTCAGCAAGATTTGACCATTGTCAAAGGGATCAATCCCGGCCAGTCGGCGTCATTAGACGGGGTGCGCATGCGTGAGTCCGTACAGGCAGAGGTCATGATGAGCTTTCTCGTGTCCGAGGAGCTCTCCTTCCGTATTCCGGTGGAGTTGCGCTACGAGTCCAGTGATCCCTATGCCGTACGGCTCACTTTTCACTTGCCCGGGGACGCCCCGGTGACCTGGGCCTTCGGGCGGGAACTGCTGATCGACGGGGTCGGCCGGCCGTGCGGGGAGGGGGATGTGCACATCGCTCCCGCCGATTCCGAACTGCTCGGCGAGGTGCTGATCCGGCTTCAGGTCGGCAGCGACCAGGCCCTGTTCCGGTCCTCGGCACCGCCGCTCGTGGCCTTCCTCGACCGTACGGACAAGCTGGTGCCTCTCGGACAGGAAGGCGCACTCGCCGACTTCGACGCCCATCTCGACGAGGCCCTGGACCGCATCCTGGCCGAGGAACAGAGCGCCGGCTGAAGCGTTACGGCACCGGGGGCGCTGTGCGACGGCCTGGGACGACGGCATGCAGGAACGCTTCTGCAGAGGCCGTGGCGGGGCCGGCGCCCGGCTCCGCCTCACGTCTTCCGGCCCCGCCTCACCGCTTCCGGCGCCGTCCCCTTCCGCCGCGCGCCGGGGTGCGTTGCCGGCCCACCGGCGCCCCGGCCTCGCCGGGCCGGTCGGCCGCCACAACCAAGGCGGCGAGCGCGGTGGTCACCGGCACCGAGGCGACCAGACCGATCGAGCCCACCAGGGTGCGCACGATCTCCTCGGCCACCAACTCGCTGTTCGCCACGGTGCCCACGCTGCTCTGCGCGATCGAGAACAGCAGCAGCAAGGGCAGCGCGGCACCGGCGTAGGCGAGGACGAGGGTGTTGACCACCGACGCGATGTGGTCGCGCCCGATGCGGATGGCCGCCCGGTACAGACCGCGCCGGCCCAGCGAGGGATTGGCCTCGTGCAACTCCCAGACGGCCGAGGTCTGGGTCACCGTCACGTCGTCCAGGACGCCGAGCGAGCCGATGATGACGCCGGCCAGCAGCAGGCCGCTCATGTCGATCGACGGGTACAGGCCGTGGATGAGGCCCGTGTTGTCGTCCGTGTTGCCGGTGAGCGCGGCCCAGCCGATGAAGAGGGAGCCGAGCACACCGATCAGCGTGAGGGAGACCAGGGTGCCGAGCACCGCGACCGACGTACGCGCCGACAAGCCGTGGCACATGTAGAGGGCGATCAGCATGATGGCGCTCGACCCGATGACCGCCACGAGCAGGGGGTTCGAGCCCTGCAGGATCGCGGGCAGGATGAACAGGGTCAGCACGAGGAAGCTCACGGCCAGCGCGACCAGCGCCATGACGCCCCGCATCCGGCCCACCACCACGACGGCCAGGGCGAAGACCCCGGCCAGCAGCGTCATGGGGAACTTGCGGTCGACGTCCGTGACCGAGTACTGCAGGTCCTTCGGTGCCGAGGGCTCGTAGGCGACGACGACCTTCTGGCCCTGGTGCAGTTGGCGTGGCTGGTCCGGCTGCACGATCTCGGTGAACGTGCGGCCTTTGTCCTTGCCGCTGTCGACGCGGACCGTCGCCTTCTTGCAGGTTCCCTTCGCGTGCTGAGACGCCGAGTCGCCACCGGTGGCGGGGTTGTCACCGGTCGGCGTGCCGCCGCCGGAGGCGTTCACCGACGCACAGCTGACCTCGGCCACTTTGGCGACCGTGGCCTGCTGCGTCTGGCGGTCGAAGCCGACGCCGGTGCGCTCGTGCGGCGGGGCGCCGCCCGGCCAGAGCACCACCAGGCCGACCACGACCGCCGCGGTGAACGGGATCAGGATCGCCGCGATGACCCTGCGCAGATGTGCCGAGACGGGAGCAGCGGGGCCGTGGCTGTGGCTGTGGCTGTGACCGTGCGCGTGGCCGTGTCCGTCGTGCTGCGCCGCGTGGCCGCCGCGAGGCGGTTCCGGGGGCGGTGGCGGGGACTGCTCCATCGTCGTCACCGACCGATCATCGCAAGAACGCTGGGGGCCCCCTGTTCACCGCGCCCGAAATGACGCTAGCGTGGGGGCACCTTTGCACACGCGGGAGCTCGGAGCACCGGGCTGAGAGGGCGCTGACCTCCGTACAGGCGATGTTTCACGTGGAACGACCGACGTTTCACGGGAAACACCGACCGACGGAAGCCGCTGCGTCGACCGCCGAACCTGTTACCGGGTAATGCCGGCGTAGGGAGTAGGTCTCATGACCAACAAGGACGCACGCACGCCTGCCTCCGCTCAGGACGAGAAGTCCCAGGAGGCCGGGAAGTCCATCGGCTGGCACAAGGCGTACGTCGAGGGTTCACGCCCCGA
Coding sequences within it:
- a CDS encoding MFS transporter, translated to MPLALLALAIGAFGIGTTEFVIMGLLPEVAGDFGVSIPTAGLLVTGYALGVLIGAPLMTVLGTKVSRKRMLMLLMGLFIAGNLLSAVAPTFVVMLAGRVIASLAHGAFFGIGSVVAADVVAPHKKAGAIAMMFTGLTVANVIGVPLGTLVGQHLGWRVTFAVVAALGVIGLAGIARLVPEMPRPAGVSLRHEVAALKNVQVLLAMAMTVLGFGGVFAAVTYIAPMMTRITGFADGSVTWLLVLFGLGMVGGNLVGGRFADRALMPMLYVSLGALAVVLALFTFTAHDKVAAAVTITLIGALGFATVPPLQKRVLDQAHGAPTLASAVNIGAFNLGNALSAWLGGMVIAAGFGYTAPNWVGAALAGSALLLAALSAGLERRTAPVTAQPAATVRGANRRVQSPGNSVMP
- a CDS encoding GNAT family N-acetyltransferase — protein: MPTPSLAALPIRPLTPRDLSACADLSEDRGWPREERKWGFLLTAGQGYGIDDPQGGLVAACVITEYGSPGHPELGAVGMVLVAERHARQGVGRRLLRHVVSGMGATPLTLHATANGRPLYEELGFKVTGRAEMVRGRFVPGRAESRVATRAANAEDLPAILRLDEEVFGTDRTPLITRLPAFADQLRVAEEDGRLIGYTAAWPNMDTHVVGPLIARDTETARALIAALAAHTDRPLRTDIDVRHEELLAWAKEHGLASVAFNDVMTYGITELPGDWTRRFAPLTVAAG
- a CDS encoding NUDIX hydrolase, whose translation is MTVRPVVKRTARAVLLDGDDLVLIKRTKPGVDPYWVTPGGGVEREDPTVVDALHREVYEELGAKISDVVPCFVDTVEHIGEDGGATGVKVQHFFVCRLESMDPALRHGPEVDEPAGEYEIVRIPFTRVGIASVHLVPLSLRHYLDGNIEGVRAMHAPDLGK
- a CDS encoding LysR family transcriptional regulator — translated: MDLALLRTFVTVHRAGSFTRAAALLGLSQPAVTSQIRTLERQLGRPLFLRQARGVTPTTIGDELAHKAAPHLDALVEIAGTGLDEDSSPRTLHLAGPPEFTAERALPALTELPGDDGGVLALRASFGTAEEALDGLAAGRHDLAISTTRPRGALLTATPLCDEEHVLVASPRWTDRIGTPQAQRTEAAALERLPVVEVHESLPFVTRYWASVFDAHPTASGTVIVPDLRAVLTCVVAGAGLAVLPRYLCAHALRRGEITRLHSPAVPPLRTYFLTVRTGTLALPHVARAHEWLLRAASHWG
- a CDS encoding cystathionine gamma-lyase translates to MSDATKDESGTGDGTRAVRAGLPEAVKHEPTLPGPVFAAHFHLPGEVTGPYAYGRDDNPTWTLLERAIGELEAPGRDDVETLVFASGMAAISSVLFSQLHSGDTVVLPSDGYQVLPLVREQLEAYSIEVRTAPTGGDAQLEVLDGARLLWIESPSNPGLDVCDIRRLVEAAHARGALVAVDNTLASPLGQRPLELGADFSVASGTKQLTGHGDVLLGYVAGRDAGAMTAVRRWRKIVGAISGPMEAWLAHRSIATLQLRVDRQNATALAVAEALRTRPEVSGLRYPGLPDDPSHKIASQQMRRFGCVVSFTLPTRARAERFLQALRLVEDATSFGGVRSTAERRGRWGGDAVAEGFIRMSVGAEDPEDLVADVLRALDESAG
- a CDS encoding low molecular weight protein-tyrosine-phosphatase gives rise to the protein MTFRVCFVCTGNICRSPMAESVFRARVAEAGLEGLVEVDSAGTGDWHEGEGADPRTVAVLDEHGYGSDHVARRFEPSWFGRLDLVIALDTGHLKALRRLATTEEDARKVRLLRSYDPAAGADLDVPDPYYGARDGFAECLEMVEGASEGLLAAVRERLEGRAA
- a CDS encoding phage holin family protein, whose translation is MKNFVVKTIANAGALAVAVWLLDKITLTGGSTARKAGTLIVVALIFGLVNFLVKPVVKVLTFPLFILTLGLITLVVNACMLLLTSWVSGKLDLSFHVEGFWTAVVGGLIVAIVSWALHVVLPDED
- a CDS encoding cupin domain-containing protein encodes the protein MKAFRLDDLEAERAANEGAYLQFLRERNMSVGLYALDAGESDPQRPHRQDEVYFVVSGRASITVGQETTQVARGSVVYVPAGAVHKFHHISEDLRVLVVFSPPEA
- a CDS encoding DUF5326 family protein, translating into MREIFAGLPWWVKWVAVPVIALVVFSSLIATVVVFVIGLLFKALLFVALVGGLIYVVRKFMGNSSSRSDW
- a CDS encoding IclR family transcriptional regulator C-terminal domain-containing protein codes for the protein MVDTAPAGPLTHPAEPRDRRPPVQRPPSGASIPGQPHSATLIGSVQRAMRLLETVAAHEHGAPAKQLARETGLALPTTYHLLRTLVHEGYLRREKGLFFLGEAAERLSSSGAQQKRRSAVADTLAHWRDSIGVPVYYARYRAGEIEVLCVSDSPGAPAVQEWADFRETGHAHAIGQCLLSQLDEESRRDHLARYPVQSITPYTVRDNHTVLRKLERMRRMEPVVERQEYALGTVCAAIPISVGTEATTMALSLPAHQSDRLLPAARRLQAEIGRHLGSLTLSISI
- a CDS encoding SsgA family sporulation/cell division regulator gives rise to the protein MRESVQAEVMMSFLVSEELSFRIPVELRYESSDPYAVRLTFHLPGDAPVTWAFGRELLIDGVGRPCGEGDVHIAPADSELLGEVLIRLQVGSDQALFRSSAPPLVAFLDRTDKLVPLGQEGALADFDAHLDEALDRILAEEQSAG
- a CDS encoding YibE/F family protein is translated as MEQSPPPPPEPPRGGHAAQHDGHGHAHGHSHSHSHGPAAPVSAHLRRVIAAILIPFTAAVVVGLVVLWPGGAPPHERTGVGFDRQTQQATVAKVAEVSCASVNASGGGTPTGDNPATGGDSASQHAKGTCKKATVRVDSGKDKGRTFTEIVQPDQPRQLHQGQKVVVAYEPSAPKDLQYSVTDVDRKFPMTLLAGVFALAVVVVGRMRGVMALVALAVSFLVLTLFILPAILQGSNPLLVAVIGSSAIMLIALYMCHGLSARTSVAVLGTLVSLTLIGVLGSLFIGWAALTGNTDDNTGLIHGLYPSIDMSGLLLAGVIIGSLGVLDDVTVTQTSAVWELHEANPSLGRRGLYRAAIRIGRDHIASVVNTLVLAYAGAALPLLLLFSIAQSSVGTVANSELVAEEIVRTLVGSIGLVASVPVTTALAALVVAADRPGEAGAPVGRQRTPARGGRGRRRKR